In Caloenas nicobarica isolate bCalNic1 chromosome 5, bCalNic1.hap1, whole genome shotgun sequence, a single genomic region encodes these proteins:
- the SLC39A13 gene encoding zinc transporter ZIP13 — MTKQKLPLDWMLSLFLIVACEAQQLPRGHVAASSGPLCEKEAESWGNLFSSERLDAWICSLIGSFMVGLSGVFPLLVIPFETGAALRSEAGSHRLKQLLSFAIGGLLGNVFLHLLPEAWAYTCSATTGEGQSFQQQKLLGLWVITGFLTFLVLEKIFLENEEKECPSVGCDSKAPAGKIPNGSGYPLLKVAGQSQRAGTGSAQCNGSSLQSCPTNNRIKISGYLNLLANTIDNFTHGLAVAASFLVSRKVGFLTTMAILLHEIPHEVGDFAILLRAGFDRWSAAKMQLSTALGGILGASFAICAQSPKGAGETVAWILPFTAGGFLYIALVNVVPDLLEEKNPWNSLQQILLLCTGITVMVLLSLTTE, encoded by the exons atgacaaaacaaaagcttccGCTTGATTGGATGCTGTCTTTGTTTCTGATTGTGGCCTGTGAAGCTCAGCAGCTCCCAAGGGGTCATGTTGCTGCTAGTTCTGGTCCTCTgtgcgagaaggaggcagaatCCTGGGGAAACCTTTTCAGCAGCGAGCGGCTGGATGCATGGATCTGTTCCCTCATCGGTTCGTTCATGGTGGGGCTGAGTGGGGTCTTCCCCTTGCTGGTGATCCCGTTTGAGACGGGAGCTGCTCTGCGGTCAGAAG ctggatCACACCGTTTGAAGCAGTTGTTGAGTTTTGCAATTGGTGGACTACTGGGGAATGTGTTTCTGCACCTTTTACCTGAAGCCTGGGCTTACACATGCAGTGCAACGACAG gagaagggcagagctttcagcagcagaagcttCTGGGTCTCTGGGTGATCACTGGTTTCCTGACTTTCCTGGTGCTAGAGAAGATCTTCCTAGAGAACGAAGAGAAGGAGTGCCCTAGTGTG GGCTGTGATTCCAAAGCACCAGCTGGAAAGATTCCCAATGGAAGTGGCTACCCCCTGCTGAAGGTGGCAGGCCAGTCCCAAAGAGCAGGAACAGGTTCAGCTCAGTGTAATGGCTCCTCTCTCCAGTCTTGTCCAACAAACAACAGAATCAAG aTTAGTGGATACCTCAATCTGCTGGCCAACACCATTGATAACTTCACACATGGCCTGGCAGTAGCAGCCAGCTTCCTGGTTAGCAGAAAG GTTGGGTTCCTAACCACAATGGCCATTCTCCTGCATGAAATCCCCCATGAG GTTGGAGACTTTGCAATCCTACTCCGGGCTGGCTTTGACCGCTGGAGTGCAGCCAAGATGCAGCTTTCAACAGCTCTGGGGGGAATTCTGGGAGCCTCCTTTGCAATATGTGCTCAGTCACCAAAAGGAGCAG GGGAAACAGTAGCCTGGATCCTCCCTTTCACTGCTGGAGGATTTCTGTATATTGCCTTGGTAAATGTTGTGCCTGATCTCCTGGAGGAAAAGAATCCTTG GAACTCCCTGCAGCAAATTCTGCTCCTGTGTACAGGCATTACAGTCATGGTGCTACTCTCGCTCACAACTGAGTGA